A region of Desulfonauticus submarinus DNA encodes the following proteins:
- the rpsD gene encoding 30S ribosomal protein S4, with amino-acid sequence MARYREARCRLCRREGTKLFLKGDRCFTDKCAFERRPFAPGMHGRMRKKLTDYAIQLREKQKVKRLYGVLERQFKNYFKEAARQKGATGANLLILLERRLDNVVYRLGFAESRTQARQLIRHGHFLVNGKKVDIPSFLVRENDVVEVKAKSKEKLIFKNALETLARKGIPGWLEVDENSLKGVVKAMPTREDITFPINEQLIVELYSK; translated from the coding sequence TTGGCTAGATATAGAGAAGCAAGATGCCGTTTGTGTCGAAGAGAGGGCACAAAGTTGTTTTTAAAGGGAGATCGTTGTTTTACTGATAAGTGTGCATTTGAAAGGCGGCCTTTTGCCCCTGGAATGCATGGAAGAATGCGTAAGAAACTTACTGACTATGCTATTCAGTTAAGAGAAAAACAAAAGGTTAAACGCCTTTATGGGGTTTTAGAGCGACAGTTTAAAAATTATTTTAAAGAAGCTGCTAGGCAGAAAGGCGCAACTGGTGCCAATCTTTTAATTTTGTTGGAAAGAAGATTAGATAATGTAGTTTATCGATTAGGTTTTGCTGAGTCTAGGACCCAGGCCAGACAACTTATTCGTCATGGTCATTTTTTGGTGAATGGCAAAAAAGTAGATATCCCTTCTTTTTTAGTAAGAGAAAATGATGTGGTAGAAGTAAAGGCAAAAAGCAAAGAAAAGCTTATTTTTAAGAATGCTTTAGAAACTTTGGCCAGAAAGGGTATCCCTGGCTGGTTAGAGGTGGATGAGAATAGTTTAAAGGGTGTTGTAAAAGCAATGCCAACAAGAGAAGATATAACCTTCCCAATTAACGAACAACTCATTGTTGAGTTGTACTCTAAGTAA
- a CDS encoding selenium metabolism-associated LysR family transcriptional regulator encodes MDLRKLEVFYYVYKTGSFSKAGEEMFLSQPTVSTHISYLEKELGVNLFDRSGRTALPTPAGRLLFKRVKEIFELVKKTKQEINYIKDEVEGQVVIGASTIPATYLLPPLLGVFLKQYRKVQVKLEMGDSFNIWSKVVNGKVDFGLTGALYEDGFLNVKPLIEDDLIIVGHKDFFKNKSVLMSIDELVRFPWVMREKGSGTRKALEEALNKKSISLLDLNVLVEVKTTEALLRYVLSGVGLGFTSRLVVRDYLQRGILLEAKIEDLSFRRNFYLVWHQKRTYFPLAMKLQDYIVENIGVCLK; translated from the coding sequence ATGGATTTAAGAAAGCTAGAAGTTTTTTATTATGTATATAAAACTGGTTCCTTTTCCAAAGCTGGTGAGGAGATGTTTTTGTCTCAGCCCACAGTAAGTACGCATATTTCTTATTTGGAAAAGGAGCTAGGAGTAAATTTGTTTGATAGAAGCGGCAGAACTGCTTTACCTACTCCTGCAGGAAGGTTACTCTTTAAAAGAGTTAAAGAGATCTTTGAATTAGTTAAAAAAACTAAACAAGAGATAAATTATATTAAAGATGAGGTGGAGGGGCAGGTAGTTATAGGAGCTAGTACAATTCCTGCTACATATTTATTGCCTCCTTTGTTAGGGGTTTTTTTAAAACAGTATAGAAAAGTCCAAGTAAAGTTAGAAATGGGAGATTCCTTTAATATTTGGAGTAAGGTGGTAAATGGGAAGGTAGATTTTGGATTAACAGGGGCGCTTTATGAAGATGGGTTTTTGAATGTTAAACCCTTGATAGAGGATGATTTAATAATTGTAGGGCATAAAGATTTTTTTAAAAATAAATCAGTTCTCATGAGTATAGATGAACTTGTTAGATTCCCTTGGGTTATGAGAGAAAAGGGATCTGGAACAAGAAAGGCTCTGGAAGAAGCTTTAAATAAAAAATCCATTTCTCTTTTAGATTTGAACGTGCTTGTGGAAGTAAAGACAACAGAGGCTCTTTTACGCTATGTGTTAAGTGGAGTGGGGTTGGGATTTACTTCTCGGTTAGTGGTGAGAGACTATCTCCAACGAGGCATTTTATTAGAGGCTAAAATTGAAGACTTGTCTTTTAGGAGAAATTTTTATCTTGTTTGGCATCAGAAACGGACATATTTCCCGCTAGCTATGAAGTTACAAGATTATATTGTAGAAAATATAGGAGTTTGCTTAAAATGA
- the rpsM gene encoding 30S ribosomal protein S13: MARIAGVELPKNKRLDIALTYIYGIGHTSALKILEATGIEWTKKTDDLTPEEVNAIRNEIENNYKVEGDLRREITANIKRLMEIGCYRGLRHRRGLPVRGQRTHTNARTRKGPRRSVMKKKKK; this comes from the coding sequence GTGGCTAGAATAGCTGGAGTAGAATTACCTAAAAATAAGAGGCTGGATATAGCTTTAACTTACATTTATGGTATTGGTCACACCTCTGCTTTAAAAATTTTAGAAGCTACAGGTATTGAATGGACTAAGAAGACAGATGACTTAACTCCTGAGGAAGTTAATGCCATTAGAAATGAGATTGAAAATAATTATAAGGTAGAAGGTGATTTAAGACGTGAGATAACGGCAAATATTAAGAGGCTTATGGAGATAGGTTGTTATCGGGGGTTAAGGCATAGAAGGGGGCTTCCTGTACGAGGTCAAAGGACACATACAAATGCTCGTACGAGAAAAGGCCCTCGTAGATCTGTGATGAAGAAAAAGAAAAAGTAG
- the rplQ gene encoding 50S ribosomal protein L17 has protein sequence MRHRKKGRKLNRTWEHRKAMFKNMAQSLVIHERIKTTLPKAKELRRVADKLVKLALRNDLHARRQAFKILENHKLVKRLFEEIGPRFQGVQGGYTRVVKLALPRKGDCARLAIVEFSRAKNIEEGVEKTGASESSEPKEDIEKTED, from the coding sequence ATGAGGCATAGAAAAAAAGGTCGTAAACTCAATAGAACGTGGGAACATAGAAAAGCCATGTTTAAAAATATGGCTCAATCTTTAGTAATCCATGAGAGGATAAAAACAACCTTACCTAAGGCCAAAGAATTGAGAAGAGTTGCAGATAAACTTGTAAAATTGGCACTTAGAAATGATTTACATGCAAGAAGACAAGCTTTTAAAATTTTAGAAAATCATAAATTAGTAAAAAGATTGTTTGAGGAAATAGGACCACGTTTCCAAGGTGTTCAAGGTGGATACACAAGAGTTGTAAAACTTGCTTTGCCTAGAAAAGGGGATTGTGCAAGGCTTGCTATTGTAGAGTTTAGTAGAGCCAAAAATATTGAAGAGGGCGTAGAGAAAACAGGAGCTTCTGAGTCTTCGGAACCAAAAGAAGACATTGAAAAGACAGAGGATTAA
- the selD gene encoding selenide, water dikinase SelD, protein MKKLVQSVKAAGUAAKISPGDLEEILSDLDLDFNSDIFIVPPSDYVDASVLKVPKNKALVQSVDFFTPIVNNPYWFGQIAAANSLSDIYAMGGVPFAVMNLVCFPVKKMSKNILKEILKGGLDKVREAGAVMAGGHSVEDEEIKYGLSVTGVIDQGKIAKNSALQKGDFLVLTKPIGTGVLATALKGEIGDEKIIEETLYKWCARLNSRAGEAISYFGLKAATDITGFGLGGHLLEMARASKVKIELWANEVPVLDQAKEMAAMGIIPAGSYANKHFCSRLVYVYPQVDELLVDLIFDAQTSGGLVLGVKEDILEDVLCFLKETEEFVKIVGQVVEDSISGSLVIK, encoded by the coding sequence ATGAAAAAATTAGTTCAAAGTGTAAAAGCTGCAGGGTGAGCAGCAAAAATATCTCCAGGGGACCTGGAAGAAATTTTAAGTGATTTGGATTTAGATTTTAATTCAGATATTTTTATTGTCCCGCCATCAGATTATGTTGATGCAAGTGTTCTAAAAGTTCCTAAGAATAAAGCATTAGTTCAAAGTGTGGATTTTTTTACTCCTATAGTGAATAATCCTTATTGGTTTGGGCAAATTGCAGCAGCAAATTCTCTTTCAGATATTTATGCAATGGGAGGAGTGCCTTTTGCTGTAATGAATTTAGTTTGTTTTCCTGTAAAAAAGATGTCTAAAAATATATTAAAAGAAATTTTAAAAGGTGGATTAGATAAAGTAAGAGAAGCAGGAGCAGTAATGGCTGGAGGCCATAGTGTTGAAGATGAAGAAATAAAATATGGACTTTCTGTTACAGGAGTAATTGATCAAGGTAAAATTGCTAAAAATTCTGCTCTTCAAAAAGGCGACTTTCTTGTTTTGACTAAACCTATTGGCACTGGAGTGTTAGCTACTGCTTTAAAGGGCGAGATAGGGGATGAAAAGATAATAGAAGAGACTCTCTATAAGTGGTGTGCTCGATTAAATTCTAGGGCTGGAGAAGCAATATCTTATTTTGGACTTAAGGCTGCAACAGATATTACAGGCTTTGGTTTGGGCGGACATCTTTTGGAGATGGCTAGGGCGTCAAAAGTAAAAATTGAATTGTGGGCCAATGAAGTTCCTGTGTTGGATCAAGCCAAAGAAATGGCTGCTATGGGAATAATTCCTGCGGGAAGTTATGCTAATAAACATTTTTGTTCTAGACTTGTTTATGTATATCCGCAAGTTGATGAATTGCTGGTAGACTTAATTTTTGATGCCCAAACCTCAGGAGGGCTTGTATTAGGAGTTAAAGAAGATATATTGGAAGATGTTCTATGTTTTTTGAAAGAAACAGAGGAATTTGTTAAGATAGTGGGGCAAGTTGTAGAGGATTCAATTTCTGGTTCGCTGGTTATTAAGTAA
- the map gene encoding type I methionyl aminopeptidase has translation MKKYKGIFLKNREEIGLMREANRIVAIILEEIREAIRPGLTTLDLERKAETLCKKFKVRPAFKGYHGYPFILCCSVNEQIVHGFPNTRPLEEGDILSVDMGVVYKGFFGDAARTFAVGEISEQAARLMDVTKNALYLGIDQARAGNNLYDISAAIQDYVEGKGFHVIKRFVGHGIGTRLHEKPEVPNFVPFNASKITLKAGMTLAIEPMVAIGTDEVEILADKWTAVTKDRSLAAHFEHTIAITSEEPMILSEV, from the coding sequence TTGAAAAAGTATAAAGGTATTTTCCTTAAAAATAGAGAAGAGATTGGTCTAATGAGGGAGGCCAATCGGATAGTAGCCATTATTTTAGAAGAGATAAGAGAAGCTATTAGGCCAGGATTGACAACTTTAGATTTAGAGCGTAAAGCAGAGACCCTTTGTAAGAAGTTTAAAGTTAGGCCTGCGTTTAAGGGCTATCATGGTTATCCTTTTATTTTGTGTTGTTCTGTAAATGAGCAGATAGTTCACGGTTTTCCTAATACTCGGCCATTAGAAGAAGGTGATATCTTAAGTGTAGATATGGGAGTCGTGTATAAGGGTTTTTTTGGAGATGCAGCAAGAACTTTTGCTGTTGGAGAGATTAGTGAGCAAGCTGCTCGTTTGATGGATGTTACAAAAAATGCTCTTTATTTAGGTATTGATCAAGCTAGGGCTGGAAATAATTTATATGATATATCCGCGGCAATTCAGGATTACGTGGAGGGCAAGGGCTTTCACGTAATCAAGAGGTTTGTAGGGCACGGAATTGGCACTCGCCTTCATGAGAAGCCAGAAGTACCTAATTTTGTTCCTTTTAATGCCTCAAAAATTACTTTGAAGGCAGGGATGACTTTGGCTATTGAGCCAATGGTGGCAATAGGTACTGATGAGGTAGAGATTTTGGCTGATAAGTGGACAGCAGTAACTAAGGACAGGAGTTTGGCTGCTCATTTTGAGCACACTATAGCCATAACTTCTGAGGAACCAATGATTTTAAGTGAAGTTTAG
- the rpsK gene encoding 30S ribosomal protein S11, translating to MAKQRRRSGKKKEKKNIPTGLVYITSSFNNTIITFTDLKGNVISWASSGTAGFKGSRKSTPFAAQKAAEMAAKAAQDHGMRTVGILVKGPGAGRESAMRAIGAAGFKVRFIRDITPIPHNGCRPPKRRRV from the coding sequence ATGGCAAAGCAGCGTAGAAGAAGCGGGAAAAAAAAGGAAAAAAAGAATATCCCTACAGGATTAGTTTATATTACTTCTTCCTTTAACAATACAATTATTACCTTTACTGATTTAAAAGGTAATGTAATTTCTTGGGCTAGTTCAGGTACTGCAGGATTTAAAGGGTCTAGAAAAAGCACTCCCTTTGCGGCTCAGAAAGCAGCAGAGATGGCTGCAAAAGCCGCTCAAGATCATGGGATGAGGACTGTAGGTATTTTAGTAAAGGGCCCAGGAGCGGGAAGAGAGTCTGCAATGAGAGCAATTGGGGCTGCGGGATTTAAAGTAAGATTTATTAGAGATATTACTCCTATTCCTCATAATGGTTGCAGACCGCCTAAAAGGCGCAGAGTTTAA
- a CDS encoding DNA-directed RNA polymerase subunit alpha, whose amino-acid sequence MIRSGDKLINTRNWTELVKPRQLVRDEKSTDTYGKFVCEPLERGYGTTLGNALRRVLLSSLQGAAIVAAKIRGVQHEFTTIPGVLEDVTDIILNLKQVRFEMTTEEPQHLQLIANEKGEVTARDIKESPHVKVLNPELHIATLTDDIDFVVDLEVRMGKGYVPAELHEGLDNEIGVIKLDASFSPVKKVAFNVEQARVGQMTNYDKLILEVWTDGSVTPEDAVAYSAKILKDQLTIFINFDEVDDVGVPEAEEEKEELNEHLFKHIDDLELPPRASNCLKSVGITLVGELVQKTENELLKIKNFGRKSLDDIWRVLNSLGLEFGMKIDNFEEKYKEWLKRKEDNEA is encoded by the coding sequence ATGATAAGAAGTGGTGACAAGCTTATAAATACAAGAAATTGGACAGAATTAGTTAAACCACGGCAGCTTGTCCGAGATGAGAAATCTACAGACACTTATGGTAAGTTTGTGTGTGAGCCCTTGGAGAGAGGGTATGGAACTACCTTGGGCAATGCTTTAAGGAGAGTGTTGCTTTCTTCTTTGCAAGGTGCTGCCATTGTGGCAGCAAAAATTAGAGGAGTTCAGCACGAGTTTACTACTATTCCAGGTGTGTTAGAAGATGTAACGGATATTATCTTGAATTTGAAACAGGTTCGTTTTGAAATGACTACAGAGGAACCTCAACATCTCCAGTTGATTGCTAATGAAAAAGGAGAAGTAACTGCGAGAGATATTAAAGAGAGTCCTCATGTTAAAGTCTTAAATCCAGAACTTCATATAGCCACTTTAACAGATGATATTGACTTTGTAGTGGATTTAGAGGTGAGAATGGGAAAGGGGTATGTTCCTGCTGAGTTACATGAAGGTCTTGATAATGAGATAGGAGTAATTAAATTAGATGCATCTTTTTCACCAGTAAAGAAAGTGGCTTTTAATGTAGAACAAGCTCGTGTTGGACAAATGACTAATTATGATAAATTGATTTTAGAAGTTTGGACAGATGGTTCTGTAACTCCTGAAGATGCAGTAGCCTATAGTGCTAAGATTTTAAAAGATCAGTTAACTATTTTTATTAATTTTGATGAAGTAGATGATGTTGGAGTGCCTGAGGCAGAGGAAGAAAAAGAAGAGTTAAATGAGCATTTATTTAAGCATATAGATGATTTGGAATTACCTCCACGAGCAAGTAATTGTTTAAAGAGTGTTGGTATTACTTTGGTTGGGGAATTAGTTCAGAAAACTGAAAATGAGCTTCTTAAAATTAAAAACTTTGGGCGTAAGTCCTTAGATGATATTTGGAGAGTTTTAAACTCTTTAGGTCTTGAGTTTGGTATGAAGATTGATAATTTTGAAGAGAAATATAAAGAATGGTTAAAGAGGAAGGAAGACAATGAGGCATAG
- the rpmJ gene encoding 50S ribosomal protein L36 → MKVRPSVKKICSKCKIIRRKGILRVICENPRHKQRQG, encoded by the coding sequence ATGAAAGTTAGACCTTCTGTTAAAAAAATTTGTTCTAAGTGTAAGATAATTCGCCGTAAGGGGATTTTACGAGTTATTTGTGAGAATCCTAGGCACAAACAGAGACAAGGTTAG